Proteins encoded by one window of Candidatus Paceibacterota bacterium:
- a CDS encoding helix-turn-helix domain-containing protein, whose protein sequence is MKNREFITAGETAVLLNVNIMTIYRYIKAGKIIAYKIGKEFRIEKKEFNIFLDKVKTKK, encoded by the coding sequence ATGAAGAATAGAGAATTTATAACCGCAGGAGAAACAGCGGTTCTTTTAAATGTAAATATAATGACCATTTATCGTTATATAAAGGCTGGAAAAATCATAGCCTATAAAATAGGCAAGGAATTTAGGATTGAGAAAAAAGAGTTTAATATATTTTTAGATAAAGTTAAAACTAAAAAATAA
- a CDS encoding site-specific DNA-methyltransferase, producing MGTFKQAVEKILKQEKTFLDTETKELSYTKVKDSADKIDPNLIALLAGHKETKEKFFTKIKDVYVFNINDFKFFLDENKINNSYTQFANQIGLSDGPEFLKDRGEVVLGFPYKDCVLEGGQSTEEGMDEYFEWSEKSKKYEEKTAKRSEVFFNQVLARDEIDRLFDKKALVNWKRHTKDSGKDGVAVKDIERDENGTIKENFVIKGNNLLALHSLKVEFAGKVKLIYIDPPFNTGKDTFVYNDKFTRSTWLTFMKNRLEVAKDLLTDDGNIFIHIDINQSHYLKVLCDAVFDESNFVEELIWSYGSPSGGRASGAKPVNIHDYILHYTKNYQRRKQNKIYIPYSEKYIEDWFKYTDGDGRRYRRRMRGYDNNGKAQWEKQYLDESKGIPLSTVWNDIKQVYADPRAYKENQSQHTELKKEFTGGQKPEALIKRLIEMTTDEGDYVLDYHAGTGTTLSVAHKMNRHWIGIEQMDYIHDLPEARLKEVVKGEQAGISKLVKWKGGGSFIYCELAKWNEQAKEEINEAKDHKALEKMFDMLYEKYFFNYNVKIKEFKEKVLKEENFKKITLDEQKRMFLTMLDLNQMYVQESEMGDKRFGISKDDQKLTKEFYSK from the coding sequence ATGGGCACTTTTAAACAAGCAGTTGAAAAAATTTTGAAGCAAGAGAAAACATTTCTTGATACGGAAACGAAGGAATTGAGCTACACAAAAGTGAAGGACTCCGCGGATAAGATTGACCCGAATCTTATCGCTCTTTTGGCGGGCCACAAAGAAACAAAAGAAAAGTTTTTTACGAAAATCAAAGATGTATATGTTTTCAATATTAATGATTTCAAGTTTTTCTTAGACGAAAACAAAATAAACAATTCATATACGCAATTCGCGAATCAAATTGGACTTTCCGATGGTCCGGAATTTTTGAAAGACCGAGGCGAGGTTGTGCTTGGTTTTCCGTATAAAGATTGTGTACTGGAAGGCGGGCAAAGTACGGAAGAAGGAATGGATGAGTATTTTGAATGGTCCGAGAAAAGCAAAAAGTACGAAGAAAAGACCGCGAAACGAAGCGAGGTATTTTTCAATCAAGTGCTTGCTCGCGATGAAATTGACCGCTTGTTCGATAAAAAGGCATTGGTAAACTGGAAACGGCATACGAAAGACAGTGGAAAGGACGGTGTGGCAGTAAAAGATATTGAGCGAGATGAAAACGGAACGATAAAAGAAAACTTTGTGATAAAGGGTAATAACCTTCTTGCTTTGCATAGTTTAAAAGTTGAATTTGCTGGCAAAGTAAAGCTTATTTATATTGACCCGCCTTTCAATACGGGGAAAGATACCTTTGTTTATAATGACAAATTTACACGTTCCACTTGGTTGACCTTTATGAAAAATAGGTTGGAAGTTGCAAAAGATTTACTCACAGACGACGGGAACATTTTTATCCATATTGATATAAATCAATCGCATTATTTAAAAGTTCTTTGCGACGCTGTTTTTGATGAGAGTAATTTTGTGGAAGAGTTAATATGGTCATATGGGTCGCCTTCGGGTGGGAGGGCTTCGGGGGCAAAACCTGTAAATATCCACGATTATATACTTCACTACACAAAGAACTATCAAAGAAGAAAACAAAACAAAATCTATATCCCTTATTCGGAAAAATATATTGAAGATTGGTTTAAGTACACTGATGGCGACGGACGTCGCTATCGACGTCGTATGCGTGGATACGACAATAATGGAAAAGCCCAGTGGGAAAAACAATATCTTGATGAAAGCAAAGGGATACCGCTTTCAACGGTTTGGAATGACATAAAACAAGTATATGCAGACCCGCGAGCTTATAAAGAAAATCAATCACAACATACCGAACTTAAAAAAGAGTTTACGGGCGGACAAAAACCTGAAGCTTTAATAAAAAGATTGATTGAAATGACTACCGACGAGGGAGATTATGTTTTGGATTATCACGCGGGAACAGGAACGACTTTATCGGTGGCACACAAAATGAATCGTCATTGGATTGGTATTGAACAAATGGATTATATTCACGATTTGCCCGAGGCAAGATTGAAAGAGGTTGTTAAGGGCGAACAAGCGGGTATTTCAAAATTAGTGAAATGGAAAGGTGGCGGAAGCTTTATTTATTGCGAACTAGCAAAATGGAACGAACAAGCGAAAGAAGAAATAAACGAGGCGAAGGATCATAAAGCCCTTGAAAAAATGTTTGATATGCTATACGAAAAGTATTTTTTCAATTACAATGTGAAAATAAAAGAGTTTAAAGAGAAGGTTTTGAAAGAAGAAAATTTTAAAAAAATTACACTTGATGAGCAAAAGCGAATGTTCTTGACTATGCTTGATTTGAATCAAATGTACGTGCAAGAAAGCGAGATGGGCGACAAACGATTTGGGATCAGCAAAGATGATCAAAAGCTTACAAAGGAATTTTACAGCAAATAA
- a CDS encoding DEAD/DEAH box helicase family protein — MEYLYDKLNTEKNAIKKYAPEIIAIPKYVSDNLRYEFFDWQREAFENLLLCEKDHKEYPTHLMFNMATGTGKTLLMAGAILYYYKQGYRKFIFFVNQNNIVDKTENNFIDTAHSKYVFKEKIIVDGKTVEIKKVNTFSNNIDSIEIKFTTIQKLYNDIHIERENQVFLGDLKKKDIVMLADEGHHLNADTKKIGQLEIDLKTELRESTNPLEIEKKGWEHTVIELLLNKNGKGEGNKNVLLEFTATIPENQKVIDKYAPKTVFKFDLKQFLSAGYTKEINLLSSTLKKKDRILQVLIFNWYRHAIALKNGISNFKPVILFRSKTIEESKEDFAEFLKIVQNLKVSDFDFLKDIESKFNEGEEVYEQGKSRVLDVIKFIKKESVKKAEIIQLIKYHFAERNCIITNSKTNTAKTAEKTDADQEKLLNSLEDKYNHIQAIFTVNRLTEGWDVLNLYDIVRLYRGRDESKTGKGDRKAGSTTISEIQLIGRGVRYCPFPYKDTQKNKRRFDEDLKHELRVLEELFYHSESDHRYITELKRELKERGFIDDGKIRKTFRLKDAFMKSGFYKDIKVWKNEQIANPERRKKSLKEAKFPFTFDLHNLGVKEQELDFESEDTDKERLSIEETGLKTVMAKIKDFERHIFYKALNDKAKADNSLFRFEFLKEEIEIESVEQFRTGFIGGFEIRIVTKDKEFEDITNKEKLAILSAFFDRFLIELQKNINPFNGSGFIAFKFSDLFDEVKEKSVMKDVDSQRIEEELKYEDWYALDQFYGTSEEKSLIEFVKDTIGNLQKKYKEVYLLRNEEQYKIFDFKTGQGFQPDFLLFLGNAKKQYYQVFIEPKGDNLLEKDKWKDDFLKAITKKYPKGILKKESKDYILIGLPLYNEKLKQEFTDEYDKLYK; from the coding sequence ATGGAATATCTTTACGACAAGCTTAATACTGAGAAGAACGCGATAAAAAAATACGCCCCCGAGATTATCGCGATACCGAAATACGTTTCGGATAATTTGAGATATGAATTTTTTGACTGGCAAAGAGAAGCGTTTGAAAATCTTTTGCTCTGCGAAAAAGACCATAAGGAGTATCCTACTCATTTGATGTTTAATATGGCGACAGGTACGGGAAAGACCCTCTTAATGGCGGGAGCGATTTTGTACTACTATAAACAGGGGTATAGAAAGTTTATATTCTTTGTGAATCAAAACAATATCGTTGATAAAACGGAAAACAATTTTATTGATACTGCACACAGCAAGTATGTTTTCAAAGAAAAAATTATTGTGGACGGAAAGACGGTTGAAATAAAGAAGGTGAATACGTTTTCAAACAACATCGATAGTATAGAGATAAAATTTACGACAATCCAAAAATTGTATAATGACATTCACATTGAAAGAGAAAATCAGGTTTTTCTTGGCGACTTGAAAAAGAAAGATATTGTGATGTTGGCGGACGAAGGACATCACTTGAACGCCGATACGAAGAAAATCGGACAGCTTGAAATTGATTTGAAAACGGAATTGAGGGAAAGCACGAATCCGCTGGAAATTGAAAAGAAAGGTTGGGAACATACGGTTATTGAGCTTTTGTTGAACAAGAATGGCAAGGGCGAAGGAAACAAAAACGTGCTTTTGGAATTCACCGCGACTATTCCCGAAAATCAAAAAGTGATTGATAAATACGCCCCGAAAACGGTTTTTAAATTTGATTTGAAACAATTTCTTTCTGCGGGGTATACGAAAGAAATAAACTTGCTTTCCTCAACGCTTAAAAAGAAAGACCGGATTTTACAAGTCCTTATTTTTAACTGGTACAGGCACGCAATAGCATTGAAAAACGGCATTTCAAATTTTAAGCCCGTGATACTTTTCAGAAGTAAAACGATTGAAGAATCAAAAGAGGATTTTGCGGAATTTTTGAAAATAGTCCAAAACTTGAAGGTGAGTGATTTTGATTTTTTGAAAGACATTGAGAGCAAGTTTAATGAGGGCGAAGAAGTGTATGAACAGGGAAAATCCCGCGTGTTGGATGTGATTAAGTTTATTAAAAAAGAGAGCGTGAAAAAGGCGGAAATTATTCAGTTAATAAAATATCATTTTGCCGAGCGGAATTGTATTATTACGAACTCGAAGACGAATACCGCGAAGACCGCGGAAAAGACAGACGCGGATCAAGAGAAGCTTTTAAACAGCTTGGAAGATAAATATAATCATATACAGGCTATTTTTACTGTTAATCGGCTTACGGAAGGTTGGGACGTACTTAATCTGTATGACATTGTACGCTTGTATAGGGGGCGTGATGAATCAAAGACGGGCAAAGGCGACAGAAAGGCGGGAAGTACCACTATTTCGGAAATACAGCTTATTGGGCGGGGCGTACGATATTGTCCGTTTCCATACAAAGATACGCAAAAGAATAAAAGAAGGTTTGATGAGGATTTGAAACACGAATTGCGGGTTTTGGAAGAACTCTTTTATCATTCAGAATCGGACCATCGATATATCACTGAATTGAAACGAGAGCTTAAAGAACGGGGTTTTATTGATGACGGAAAAATACGAAAAACTTTCAGATTGAAAGACGCATTTATGAAGAGCGGGTTCTATAAAGACATAAAGGTTTGGAAAAACGAGCAGATAGCGAATCCAGAAAGAAGAAAGAAAAGTTTGAAAGAGGCGAAGTTTCCTTTTACTTTTGACTTGCATAACTTGGGAGTAAAAGAGCAAGAATTGGATTTTGAAAGTGAAGACACCGATAAGGAAAGATTGAGTATTGAGGAAACGGGATTGAAAACCGTTATGGCTAAAATAAAAGATTTTGAAAGACACATTTTTTATAAGGCGTTGAACGATAAGGCAAAAGCAGACAATTCTTTATTTCGATTTGAATTTTTGAAAGAAGAAATTGAAATTGAAAGCGTTGAGCAATTTAGAACTGGATTTATCGGTGGTTTTGAAATACGAATTGTTACGAAAGACAAAGAATTTGAGGACATAACGAACAAAGAAAAGCTCGCGATACTATCCGCATTTTTTGACCGCTTTTTGATTGAACTACAAAAAAATATCAATCCGTTTAATGGGTCGGGTTTTATCGCGTTCAAATTCAGTGATCTTTTTGATGAGGTAAAAGAAAAGAGCGTTATGAAAGATGTGGATAGCCAACGGATAGAAGAAGAATTGAAATACGAAGATTGGTATGCATTGGACCAGTTCTATGGCACGAGTGAGGAAAAGAGTTTGATTGAGTTTGTGAAAGATACTATTGGGAACTTACAAAAGAAATATAAAGAAGTGTATCTTTTGAGAAACGAAGAACAGTACAAAATTTTTGACTTCAAAACGGGACAGGGTTTTCAACCCGACTTTCTTCTTTTTTTGGGAAACGCGAAAAAACAATACTATCAAGTTTTTATTGAGCCGAAAGGCGATAACCTACTTGAAAAAGATAAATGGAAAGACGATTTTCTAAAAGCGATTACGAAGAAGTACCCTAAAGGAATTTTGAAAAAGGAAAGCAAGGATTATATTTTGATTGGACTTCCTTTATATAACGAAAAGTTAAAACAGGAATTTACGGATGAGTATGATAAGCTATATAAATAA
- a CDS encoding recombinase family protein has product MKAIILARVSTEEQMIEGQSIPAQLARAREYATRKGFDIKSEYQFEESSTKDQRKKFDLVIDEIKKSKEKLSLIVETVDRLQRSFRESVLLDEFRKNGKLDIHFIRENLVIHKDSNSSEIQRWDLAVFIAKSYVGQISDNVKRTFEMKIRKGEYTGKAPIGYLNVDDGKGNRTIVTDPARAHIISKIFELYSSGYSSMKTIARMVGEMGLISKDKADTRLKARQIEAILNNPFYHGQMLRKGQIYPHKYEPIISYDLFKKCQEVKASYNKQPRKNASKPFVLKGLVKCSKCGCAVSPEIHKKKYVYYSCTNYKEVCKRVWVREEKLLEPIAEVLKNMALPQNVIEDVTESLKVVEKSKNEFHNKALENLRSDYDKIDKRMGVMYEDRLDGRITMDMYDKKLKEYNEKQQELLFDMRKYQQANESYYLTANKVLNLANRAYEIFESSEPEEKRQLVNFLFQNCQLNGKKLLFKLKRPFDTVLQCSRNKQWGDYWDLNPG; this is encoded by the coding sequence ATGAAAGCAATAATTTTGGCCAGAGTTTCAACGGAAGAACAGATGATCGAGGGGCAGTCAATACCTGCTCAACTTGCTCGTGCCAGAGAATATGCAACTAGAAAAGGGTTTGATATAAAAAGTGAATATCAATTTGAAGAATCGTCAACCAAGGACCAAAGGAAGAAATTTGATCTGGTTATTGATGAAATAAAAAAATCAAAGGAAAAATTGTCTCTGATCGTTGAAACAGTTGATAGACTTCAAAGAAGCTTCAGGGAATCTGTTTTGTTGGATGAGTTTAGAAAAAATGGAAAACTGGACATTCACTTTATCAGGGAAAATCTTGTAATACATAAGGACTCAAATAGCTCTGAAATTCAAAGATGGGATTTGGCTGTTTTTATCGCAAAGAGTTATGTTGGTCAGATCAGCGACAACGTGAAGCGGACTTTTGAAATGAAAATAAGAAAAGGCGAATATACCGGAAAAGCCCCGATTGGTTATTTGAATGTGGATGACGGAAAAGGAAATAGAACAATTGTAACTGATCCAGCGAGGGCTCATATTATTTCAAAGATATTTGAGCTATACTCATCCGGATACTCTTCAATGAAAACAATTGCCAGAATGGTAGGGGAGATGGGCTTGATAAGCAAGGATAAGGCAGATACACGGCTTAAGGCTCGTCAAATTGAAGCAATACTTAATAATCCCTTCTATCATGGTCAAATGCTCCGTAAAGGGCAGATTTACCCCCATAAATACGAACCTATCATCAGTTATGATCTATTTAAGAAGTGCCAAGAAGTGAAAGCAAGCTATAACAAGCAACCAAGAAAAAATGCGTCAAAGCCTTTTGTTTTGAAAGGGCTTGTGAAATGCAGTAAATGCGGTTGTGCGGTTAGTCCGGAAATACATAAGAAAAAATATGTTTATTACAGTTGCACGAATTACAAAGAGGTTTGCAAAAGGGTTTGGGTCAGAGAGGAAAAGCTTTTAGAGCCGATTGCTGAAGTTTTGAAGAATATGGCCCTTCCGCAAAATGTCATAGAAGATGTTACTGAATCGTTGAAAGTTGTGGAAAAATCAAAAAATGAATTTCATAACAAGGCTTTGGAAAATCTCAGATCAGACTATGATAAGATAGATAAACGAATGGGTGTTATGTATGAAGACAGACTGGATGGGCGTATTACTATGGACATGTATGACAAAAAACTGAAAGAGTATAACGAAAAGCAACAGGAATTATTGTTTGACATGCGGAAATACCAGCAAGCCAATGAAAGCTATTATCTAACGGCAAATAAGGTCCTAAATTTGGCAAATAGAGCATATGAAATTTTTGAAAGTTCTGAACCCGAAGAAAAAAGACAACTCGTGAATTTTCTATTTCAGAACTGCCAATTGAATGGCAAAAAGCTTTTATTTAAACTAAAAAGACCGTTTGATACGGTCCTTCAGTGTTCAAGAAATAAACAATGGGGTGACTACTGGGATTTGAACCCAGGATAG
- a CDS encoding nucleoside triphosphate pyrophosphatase, whose translation MSKQDSISKKIILASGSASRIKLLKTAGIEFTSEKSGYEEDMDADLPASELCQKLALGKAMDVAKRHEGENAIVIGADSFGIIDGKFIGKPNDSEEAKKVLRLISGRKHELITGFAIFDCANGKFSIGVDIAEVWIKVLSETEMDKYIRTGEPLDKAPSYTIEGIGALFIERINGNSSTVIGLPIQKIYKMLLDFGVDLLDYHRPSPS comes from the coding sequence ATGTCTAAACAAGATAGCATCTCTAAGAAAATAATCCTTGCGTCAGGTTCTGCCAGCAGGATCAAACTCCTGAAAACTGCCGGGATAGAATTTACAAGTGAAAAAAGCGGATACGAAGAAGACATGGATGCGGATCTTCCAGCAAGCGAACTGTGCCAGAAGCTTGCGCTCGGAAAAGCAATGGATGTCGCAAAAAGACACGAAGGCGAAAATGCGATCGTTATCGGCGCAGACTCATTCGGGATCATTGACGGCAAATTTATAGGAAAACCCAATGACTCGGAGGAAGCGAAAAAAGTTCTGAGGCTCATCAGCGGCAGAAAACATGAGCTCATAACAGGTTTTGCCATATTCGACTGTGCAAACGGCAAATTCTCAATAGGTGTCGATATTGCGGAAGTTTGGATAAAAGTTCTTTCCGAAACAGAGATGGACAAATATATAAGAACAGGAGAGCCGCTGGACAAAGCACCCTCCTACACGATCGAGGGCATAGGTGCATTGTTCATCGAAAGGATTAACGGCAATAGTTCAACGGTTATCGGCCTTCCGATCCAAAAAATATATAAAATGCTGCTGGATTTCGGAGTTGACCTTCTGGACTACCACCGGCCCTCCCCCTCTTGA
- a CDS encoding VanW family protein, with product MKRTEKIALVITIILILSAAGGIAFFNYSHKDKILPNVFINGESYENLTLDEAKNKLENKIKDAIGNGITFSYKDKIYTAQPADIGLSIDTERSAKEAYSFGHDKDALAILKDDLRLLAGRVDIWIDMEIDKNAFNDFLAKEIAQIEDPPKNFTYDYDGDKFIPVPARSGVVLDRTDLKRTILNNFSKFKNETIIIALVKMEPEVTSDANSTALLHANNIMANKLILKYNSSKWALQGEDIIPFVKFDPIASASGTFEKVLGISANDENIGNYLATLTPQINQDPVNAQLEANDGKVDVFSLDHDGIALNVGKSAEEITKTFFIPDNYLNKQEKTIEIDLVVENVEPEITIESIDNMGITALLATGESDFSGSPKNRRHNIGVGSSKFQGILVGPGDEFSFVKILGEVGPKEGYLPELVIKKGETVPEYGGGLCQVSSTAFRGAVQAGLEITERQNHAYPVKYYNPQGTDATIYPPHPDLRFKNNTPAYILIQTKIKGNKLYFEFYGSDDGRKVEMIGPKTYDKKTDGSMKAVWTQNVTDKDGNVIIDKKFYSIYKSPALYPHKNPLE from the coding sequence ATGAAAAGGACAGAGAAAATAGCATTGGTTATCACAATTATACTTATACTTTCGGCGGCTGGCGGGATCGCATTTTTCAATTATTCGCATAAGGACAAAATACTGCCGAATGTTTTCATAAACGGAGAGAGCTATGAAAATCTTACGCTCGATGAAGCGAAGAATAAGCTTGAGAACAAGATCAAGGATGCCATCGGCAATGGGATCACGTTCTCATACAAAGACAAAATATATACGGCCCAGCCTGCCGACATAGGACTTTCAATAGACACTGAGCGATCTGCAAAAGAAGCATACAGCTTTGGACACGATAAAGATGCACTTGCAATCCTGAAGGACGATCTTCGCCTTCTTGCGGGCAGGGTGGATATTTGGATAGATATGGAGATCGACAAAAACGCTTTCAATGATTTTCTGGCAAAGGAAATTGCCCAGATCGAAGATCCTCCCAAAAATTTCACGTACGATTATGATGGCGATAAATTCATTCCCGTTCCCGCAAGATCCGGAGTGGTCCTGGACCGGACAGACCTGAAACGCACTATTCTGAACAATTTTTCAAAATTCAAAAATGAAACCATAATCATCGCTCTTGTCAAAATGGAACCGGAAGTCACGAGCGACGCCAATAGCACTGCGCTCCTGCATGCAAATAACATAATGGCAAACAAACTGATCCTGAAATATAATTCCAGCAAATGGGCTCTTCAGGGCGAAGATATCATACCATTCGTAAAGTTCGATCCGATAGCGAGCGCAAGCGGAACTTTTGAAAAGGTCCTCGGGATATCGGCAAATGATGAGAATATCGGGAACTATCTTGCAACTCTCACCCCCCAGATAAACCAGGACCCGGTCAATGCCCAGCTTGAGGCAAATGACGGAAAAGTGGATGTATTTTCACTTGACCATGACGGGATCGCGCTTAATGTGGGAAAAAGCGCCGAAGAGATCACCAAGACATTCTTCATTCCCGACAACTATCTAAACAAACAGGAAAAAACTATCGAGATCGATCTTGTCGTCGAAAACGTCGAACCTGAGATCACGATCGAAAGCATAGACAATATGGGGATCACCGCGCTCCTTGCGACCGGAGAATCCGATTTTTCCGGCTCGCCAAAGAACAGGCGCCACAATATCGGAGTCGGCTCAAGCAAGTTCCAGGGCATTCTTGTGGGTCCCGGCGATGAGTTTTCATTTGTAAAGATCCTCGGCGAAGTCGGTCCGAAAGAAGGATATCTTCCTGAACTTGTGATAAAAAAAGGAGAAACTGTCCCTGAATATGGCGGCGGCCTCTGCCAGGTCTCCTCGACCGCATTTCGAGGCGCAGTACAGGCGGGACTGGAAATAACCGAAAGACAGAATCATGCCTATCCGGTAAAATATTATAATCCTCAGGGCACGGATGCCACTATATACCCTCCGCACCCCGACCTCCGGTTCAAGAACAACACTCCGGCCTATATCCTGATCCAAACCAAGATCAAGGGAAATAAGTTATACTTTGAATTCTATGGTTCCGACGATGGAAGAAAAGTTGAAATGATCGGCCCGAAAACATATGACAAGAAAACTGACGGTTCGATGAAAGCGGTTTGGACCCAAAACGTAACCGATAAAGACGGCAATGTGATCATAGACAAAAAATTCTACAGCATATACAAATCCCCCGCCCTGTATCCACACAAGAATCCGCTGGAGTAA
- a CDS encoding regulatory protein RecX yields the protein MEEKNQAMMFAMKLIGLRRRSVFEIEERLKQKDYQEDIIATTIDELKKFRYLDDEAFAEAFIRDRINLRPCGKRMMGRELRAKGVSSGIIEEKLASLFDEQTEIELARRLVSKKMKVVKDGADKNKTRRKLSAFLASRGFSFDIISQALKNKLE from the coding sequence ATGGAAGAAAAAAATCAAGCAATGATGTTCGCAATGAAGCTGATCGGCCTTCGCAGAAGATCGGTATTTGAAATTGAAGAAAGACTGAAACAAAAGGACTATCAGGAGGACATTATCGCCACGACCATAGATGAACTCAAAAAATTCAGATATCTGGACGATGAAGCATTCGCCGAAGCCTTTATCCGCGACAGGATCAACCTCCGCCCTTGCGGAAAAAGAATGATGGGAAGAGAACTTCGGGCTAAGGGCGTTTCTTCCGGGATCATTGAAGAAAAGCTTGCATCGTTGTTCGACGAACAAACGGAGATAGAACTCGCCCGGCGCTTGGTCTCAAAGAAGATGAAAGTGGTCAAGGACGGTGCAGACAAGAACAAAACCAGGAGGAAACTCAGCGCGTTCCTTGCATCCCGGGGTTTTTCATTCGATATCATTAGCCAAGCCCTGAAAAATAAGCTAGAATAG